GGGCGCAGGGCGTCTAGGTCCACAAACGACCGGACGTGGTCCACGAACGCCGGCAGCATGTCCAGCGACGTCGTTGACCCACCTCCCGGTGCGTCGGCGTCGCCGAATCCGGCGATGATCCCGGCCGCCATCGCTCCCAGCCCGGTGTCGCGGCCGACCGGTCGGGCGGCCGAAAGGCACAGCTTCATGCCGTTGTAGGCGGCCGGGTTGTGGCTGGCCGTGAGCACCGCACCGGGGATGCCCAGGTGTCCGGAGGCGAAGTAGAGCATGTCGGTGGATGCCAGGCCGAGGTCGACCACGTCGAGCCCCTCGGACGTCACGCCGGCGGTGAAGGCCGCTCCCAACGCGATGCCGCTGGGGCGCATGTCGGTGCCCACCACCACCCGGGTCGTGTCGGGTTCCTCGCTGCGTACCAGCAGGGCGAACGCCCGCCCGATGGCCTCGGCCAGCGGTTCGTCCAGCTCGTCCGGCACCCGGCCGCGGACGTCGTATGCCTTGAACACGGCGCTGACAGCCGACGCCGCCAACGGCTCGGGAGCCGGCGGGCCTCCGTCGGGAGCCGGGTAGCCGCCGCGCCGGGCCAGCTGCCGCACCCTGACCAGGTCGGCCACCAGGCGGAGCCCGTCGCGCAGGGCACGCACGGTGGTCCGCTCCGAGTTCTCTACCTCGACGGGCACCTCCGCCAGGGTGAGGCGCCACCGTTCGGCCAGGTGGAACAACTCGACGTCGAAGGCGAAGCCGTCCAGCGTCGAGGCCTCGAAGAGGCGGTGGGCCACATCGGCCCGGAAGGCCTTCAGCCCGCACTGGGTGTCGCGGTACTGGCCGAGGAGCAGCGCGTGGGTTACCAGGTTCACCAGGCGTCCACCCACCTCACGGATGCGCCCGGTCCGGACCAGCGTCCGGGTGTCGGTGTGGCGTCGGCTCCCGACCACCATGTCGTACCCGGCCTCGACCTGGGTGACCAGGGCGGCTGCCTGGGCCGGCCCGTAGGCCAGGTCGGCGTCGGTGAAGACCACCGTCCGACCGGTGGCCACGGCCACCCCCGCCCGGACCGCCGCGCCCTTGCCCGAGTTGCGCTCCAGGCGCACCACCCGGTCGGCGCCTGCGGCCTCGGCACGCGCCGCCGTGTCGTCCGGCGAGCCGTCGTCGACCACGACGACCTCCACCGGCTCCACGTCGCCCGCCCGGCCCAGGGCCCCACCCAGCTCCTCGCGGACCCGGGCCACGGCATCGGCGACGCGGTCGGCCTCCCGGTAGGCGGGTAGCACCACGCTGACCCGGAAGGCCCCGGGGGGCGGCGGACGCTCGGAGGGACGGTCCTGTTCCCGACGGATCACCCGGAACAGGAACGCCCGGTAGGCGATGCCGCGCACTACGGCCGCTGCGGCCACGGCCGCTGCCTTGGCG
The window above is part of the Acidimicrobiales bacterium genome. Proteins encoded here:
- a CDS encoding glycosyltransferase; translated protein: MRKRLRRFAVVGLIATAVDVGLLVLLLDRGWSVVAADVVALAVAAVAARRLHRLVTLRDDPFARWIRIRRVFVSVVVAAGMVDLAVLAVLGTPGGPGRDLAAKAAAVAAAAVVRGIAYRAFLFRVIRREQDRPSERPPPPGAFRVSVVLPAYREADRVADAVARVREELGGALGRAGDVEPVEVVVVDDGSPDDTAARAEAAGADRVVRLERNSGKGAAVRAGVAVATGRTVVFTDADLAYGPAQAAALVTQVEAGYDMVVGSRRHTDTRTLVRTGRIREVGGRLVNLVTHALLLGQYRDTQCGLKAFRADVAHRLFEASTLDGFAFDVELFHLAERWRLTLAEVPVEVENSERTTVRALRDGLRLVADLVRVRQLARRGGYPAPDGGPPAPEPLAASAVSAVFKAYDVRGRVPDELDEPLAEAIGRAFALLVRSEEPDTTRVVVGTDMRPSGIALGAAFTAGVTSEGLDVVDLGLASTDMLYFASGHLGIPGAVLTASHNPAAYNGMKLCLSAARPVGRDTGLGAMAAGIIAGFGDADAPGGGSTTSLDMLPAFVDHVRSFVDLDALRPLRVVVDTANGMGGLVVPAVFDGLPFHLDHLYPELDGTFPNHPADPIQPENLRDLQARVLETGADIGLAFDGDADRVFLVDERAHPVSGSTTTALVARGVLQREPGATVLHNLICSRAVSEVIAEHGGRAVRTRVGHSIIKQAMVEEGAAFAGEHSGHYYFRDNYRADSGLIAALVVLEALSGSDLPLSGLLAPLQRYAASGELNTTVTDPAGVIELVAVHYAGHPQDRLDGLTVDFGHWWFNLRPSNTEPLLRLNVEAADDAACTARVAEVQALIGQ